The proteins below are encoded in one region of Alosa sapidissima isolate fAloSap1 chromosome 24, fAloSap1.pri, whole genome shotgun sequence:
- the jakmip3 gene encoding janus kinase and microtubule-interacting protein 3 isoform X5: MSKKGPGSRSKGERPDALAALQAANEELRAKLTDIQIELQQEKSKVSKLEREKTQEVRHEQNKSTVVVTELRAKLHEEKLRELHGVRETLLRQHEQELVRVIKIKDGEIQRLQGLVAALRDGPADKLRSALAGEVREEVRRSFEGERGRLQQEILELKGAKRQMEEALTTAVQADKTKAAEIRSVYHLHQEEINRIKRECEKEIRRLMEEIKVKDRAVAGLERELGVQTGVAQRLALLREAERPAAGPRPEPPYSSSAGDSLEPSASPQLDEKDARRFQLKIAELSAIIRKLEDRNALLSEERNELLKRLREAESQFMPLLDKNKRLSRKNEELAHAFRRMENKLRFVTQENIEMREKAGTIRRPSSLNDLDQSQEEREIEFLRLQVLEQQNIIDDLSKALETAGYVKTVIERDMLLRYRRQDSARRKKSIKPCKQPVIETFFGYDEEASLDSDGSSISYHTDRTPCTPDDDLEEGMIREETELRFRQLTMEYQALQRAYALLQEQVGGTFDAEKEVKTREQMQTELIRYQTRVQDLECVLSQQGQDMKWIEEKQALYQRNQVLVEKIKQTESEEHRLKNEIQDIKDQNELLEFRILELEERERRSPAINFHNIYFSEGVSPLQVYCEAEGVSDIVISELMKKLDILGDNATLSNEEQVVVIHARTVLTLAEKWLEQIEVTKSALTQKMLDIESEKDLFSKQKGYLDDELDYRKQSVDQAHKRILELEAMLFDALQQEAGAKVSELLSEEERDALQRAVEQWRRQVLSELRERDAQILRERMELVHHAQQRIKELEEWIEAQKRQIKELEEKVSRQLCLLDVSDGRTTAESFTLMWSMMLYVVGLRPKQTLRT, encoded by the exons ATGTCCAAGAAGGGGCCAGGGAGCCGGTCCAAGGGAGAGCGGCCCGACGCCCTGGCAGCTCTGCAGGCCGCCAACGAAGAGTTAAGGGCCAAACTGACCGACATCCAAATCGAGCTGCAGCAGGAGAAGAGCAAG GTGAGCAAGCTGGAGCGCGAGAAGACGCAGGAGGTGCGTCACGAGCAGAACAAGTCGACGGTGGTGGTGACGGAGCTGCGGGCCAAGCTGCACGAGGAGAAGCTGCGCGAGCTGCATGGCGTGCGTGAGACGCTGCTGCGCCAGCACGAGCAGGAGCTGGTGCGCGTCATCAAGATCAAGGACGGTGAGATCCAGCGGCTCCAGGGCCTGGTGGCGGCGCTGCGCGACGGCCCCGCCGACAAGCTGCGCTCGGCGCTGGCGGGCGAGGTGCGCGAGGAGGTGCGACGCAGCTTCGAGGGCGAGCGCGGACGCCTGCAGCAGGAGATCCTGGAGCTGAAGGGCGCCAAGCGGCAGATGGAGGAGGCGCTGACCACCGCCGTGCAGGCCGACAAGACCAAGGCGGCCGAGATCCGCAGCGTCTACCACCTCCACCAGGAGGAGATCAACCGCATCAAGAGGGAGTGCGAGAAGGAGATCCGCCGCCTG ATGGAGGAGATAAAGGTAAAGGACAGAGCAGTGGCGGGGCTGGAGCGGGAGCTGGGCGTGCAGACGGGCGTGGCCCAGCGTCTGGCCCTGCTCAGAGAGGCCGAGCGTCCGGCCGCCGGGCCCCGGCCCGAGCCCCCTTACTCGAGTAGTGCAGGAGACTCCCTCGAGCCCTCGGCCAGCCCC CAGTTGGACGAGAAGGACGCCCGTCGCTTCCAGCTGAAGATCGCCGAGCTGAGTGCCATCATACGCAAGCTGGAGGACCGTAATGCCCTGCTGTCCGAGGAGCGCAACGAGCTG ctgAAGCGCCTGCGGGAAGCTGAGAGCCAGTTTATGCCTCTATTGGATAAGAACAAGCGACTGAGCCGTAAGAATGAGGAGCTGGCCCACGCCTTCAGACGGATGGAGAATAAGCTGCGCTTTGTCACACAGGAGAACATTGAGATG agggagaAGGCAGGGACCATCCGCAGGCCCAGCTCCCTCAATGACCTGGACCAGAgtcaggaggagagggagatcgAGTTCCTCCGGCTGCAGGTGCTGGAGCAGCAGAACATCATAGATGACCTGTCCAAG GCCCTGGAAACAGCAGGATACGTGAAAACTGTCATA GAGAGAGACATGCTGCTGAGGTACAGAAGACAAGATTCAGCTCGACGGAAGAAGTCCATCAAGCCCTGCAAG CAGCCAGTGATAGAGACGTTCTTCGGATATGATGAAGAGGCGTCTCTGGACTCGGACGGCTCATCCATCTCCTACCACACTGACCGCACGCCCTGCACACCAGACGATGACCTGGAGGAG gGCATGataagagaggagacagagctgAGGTTTCGTCAGTTGACTATGGAGTACCAGGCGCTGCAGCGGGCCTATGCCCTTCTCCAGGAGCAGGTCGGGGGCACCTTTGATGCTGAGAAGGAAGTCAag ACACGAGAACAAATGCAAACTGAACTCATCCGCTATCAAACCAGAGTCCAAGACCTTGAGTGTGTTTTAAGTCAGCAAGGCCAG GATATGAAATGGATTGAGGAGAAGCAGGCGCTGTATCAAAGAAATCAAGTCCTTGTCGAAAAG ATAAAGCAAACGGAATCAGAGGAGCATCGTTTGAAAAATGAGATTCAGGACATTAAAGACCAAAATGAACTTTTAGAGTTCCGTATTCTTGAACTTGAG gagagagagaggaggtctcCTGCCATAAACTTCCATAACATCTACTTCAGTGAGGGAGTGAGTCCACTGCAGGTCTACTGTGAGGCAGAGGGAGTCTCG GACATAGTCATTTCAGAGCTGATGAAAAAGCTGGATATTCTGGGGGATAACGCC ACCCTTTCCAATGAAGAGCAAGTGGTAGTCATTCATGCCAGGACTGTGCTCACTCTGGCAGAGAAG TGGCTAGAGCAAATTGAGGTGACCAAATCAGCTTTAACACAGAAAATGCTGGACATTGAGAGTGAGAAG GACCTCTTCAGCAAACAGAAAGGATATTTGGATGACGAGCTGGACTACAGAAAGCAGTCAGTGGACCAGGCCCATAAG CGGATCCTGGAGCTGGAGGCCATGCTGTTCGACGCGCTGCAGCAGGAGGCCGGGGCCAAGGTGTCGGAGCTGCTGTCGGAGGAGGAGCGCGACGCGCTGCAGCGGGCAGTGGAGCAGTGGAGGAGACAGGTGCTGAGCGAACTCCGCGAGAGGGACGCACAGATACTCCGAGAGAGGATGGAGCTGGTGCACCACGcacagcag AGAATTAAGGAGCTGGAGGAGTGGATAGAAGCACAGAAACGACAGATAAAGGAATTAGAAGAAAAG GTCTCCAGACAGCTTTGTCTGTTGGATGTGTCTGATGGAAGGACCACAGCTGAGAGCTTCACCCTGATGTGGAGTATGATGTTGTATGTTGTTGGACTAAGACCCAAACAGACACTGAGGACATGA
- the jakmip3 gene encoding janus kinase and microtubule-interacting protein 3 isoform X10 — protein sequence MSKKGPGSRSKGERPDALAALQAANEELRAKLTDIQIELQQEKSKVSKLEREKTQEVRHEQNKSTVVVTELRAKLHEEKLRELHGVRETLLRQHEQELVRVIKIKDGEIQRLQGLVAALRDGPADKLRSALAGEVREEVRRSFEGERGRLQQEILELKGAKRQMEEALTTAVQADKTKAAEIRSVYHLHQEEINRIKRECEKEIRRLGQQLDEKDARRFQLKIAELSAIIRKLEDRNALLSEERNELLKRLREAESQFMPLLDKNKRLSRKNEELAHAFRRMENKLRFVTQENIEMREKAGTIRRPSSLNDLDQSQEEREIEFLRLQVLEQQNIIDDLSKALETAGYVKTVIERDMLLRYRRQDSARRKKSIKPCKQPVIETFFGYDEEASLDSDGSSISYHTDRTPCTPDDDLEEGMIREETELRFRQLTMEYQALQRAYALLQEQVGGTFDAEKEVKTREQMQTELIRYQTRVQDLECVLSQQGQDMKWIEEKQALYQRNQVLVEKIKQTESEEHRLKNEIQDIKDQNELLEFRILELEERERRSPAINFHNIYFSEGVSPLQVYCEAEGVSDIVISELMKKLDILGDNAVSTLSNEEQVVVIHARTVLTLAEKWLEQIEVTKSALTQKMLDIESEKDLFSKQKGYLDDELDYRKQSVDQAHKRILELEAMLFDALQQEAGAKVSELLSEEERDALQRAVEQWRRQVLSELRERDAQILRERMELVHHAQQRIKELEEWIEAQKRQIKELEEKVSRQLCLLDVSDGRTTAESFTLMWSMMLYVVGLRPKQTLRT from the exons ATGTCCAAGAAGGGGCCAGGGAGCCGGTCCAAGGGAGAGCGGCCCGACGCCCTGGCAGCTCTGCAGGCCGCCAACGAAGAGTTAAGGGCCAAACTGACCGACATCCAAATCGAGCTGCAGCAGGAGAAGAGCAAG GTGAGCAAGCTGGAGCGCGAGAAGACGCAGGAGGTGCGTCACGAGCAGAACAAGTCGACGGTGGTGGTGACGGAGCTGCGGGCCAAGCTGCACGAGGAGAAGCTGCGCGAGCTGCATGGCGTGCGTGAGACGCTGCTGCGCCAGCACGAGCAGGAGCTGGTGCGCGTCATCAAGATCAAGGACGGTGAGATCCAGCGGCTCCAGGGCCTGGTGGCGGCGCTGCGCGACGGCCCCGCCGACAAGCTGCGCTCGGCGCTGGCGGGCGAGGTGCGCGAGGAGGTGCGACGCAGCTTCGAGGGCGAGCGCGGACGCCTGCAGCAGGAGATCCTGGAGCTGAAGGGCGCCAAGCGGCAGATGGAGGAGGCGCTGACCACCGCCGTGCAGGCCGACAAGACCAAGGCGGCCGAGATCCGCAGCGTCTACCACCTCCACCAGGAGGAGATCAACCGCATCAAGAGGGAGTGCGAGAAGGAGATCCGCCGCCTG GGACAGCAGTTGGACGAGAAGGACGCCCGTCGCTTCCAGCTGAAGATCGCCGAGCTGAGTGCCATCATACGCAAGCTGGAGGACCGTAATGCCCTGCTGTCCGAGGAGCGCAACGAGCTG ctgAAGCGCCTGCGGGAAGCTGAGAGCCAGTTTATGCCTCTATTGGATAAGAACAAGCGACTGAGCCGTAAGAATGAGGAGCTGGCCCACGCCTTCAGACGGATGGAGAATAAGCTGCGCTTTGTCACACAGGAGAACATTGAGATG agggagaAGGCAGGGACCATCCGCAGGCCCAGCTCCCTCAATGACCTGGACCAGAgtcaggaggagagggagatcgAGTTCCTCCGGCTGCAGGTGCTGGAGCAGCAGAACATCATAGATGACCTGTCCAAG GCCCTGGAAACAGCAGGATACGTGAAAACTGTCATA GAGAGAGACATGCTGCTGAGGTACAGAAGACAAGATTCAGCTCGACGGAAGAAGTCCATCAAGCCCTGCAAG CAGCCAGTGATAGAGACGTTCTTCGGATATGATGAAGAGGCGTCTCTGGACTCGGACGGCTCATCCATCTCCTACCACACTGACCGCACGCCCTGCACACCAGACGATGACCTGGAGGAG gGCATGataagagaggagacagagctgAGGTTTCGTCAGTTGACTATGGAGTACCAGGCGCTGCAGCGGGCCTATGCCCTTCTCCAGGAGCAGGTCGGGGGCACCTTTGATGCTGAGAAGGAAGTCAag ACACGAGAACAAATGCAAACTGAACTCATCCGCTATCAAACCAGAGTCCAAGACCTTGAGTGTGTTTTAAGTCAGCAAGGCCAG GATATGAAATGGATTGAGGAGAAGCAGGCGCTGTATCAAAGAAATCAAGTCCTTGTCGAAAAG ATAAAGCAAACGGAATCAGAGGAGCATCGTTTGAAAAATGAGATTCAGGACATTAAAGACCAAAATGAACTTTTAGAGTTCCGTATTCTTGAACTTGAG gagagagagaggaggtctcCTGCCATAAACTTCCATAACATCTACTTCAGTGAGGGAGTGAGTCCACTGCAGGTCTACTGTGAGGCAGAGGGAGTCTCG GACATAGTCATTTCAGAGCTGATGAAAAAGCTGGATATTCTGGGGGATAACGCCGTAAGT ACCCTTTCCAATGAAGAGCAAGTGGTAGTCATTCATGCCAGGACTGTGCTCACTCTGGCAGAGAAG TGGCTAGAGCAAATTGAGGTGACCAAATCAGCTTTAACACAGAAAATGCTGGACATTGAGAGTGAGAAG GACCTCTTCAGCAAACAGAAAGGATATTTGGATGACGAGCTGGACTACAGAAAGCAGTCAGTGGACCAGGCCCATAAG CGGATCCTGGAGCTGGAGGCCATGCTGTTCGACGCGCTGCAGCAGGAGGCCGGGGCCAAGGTGTCGGAGCTGCTGTCGGAGGAGGAGCGCGACGCGCTGCAGCGGGCAGTGGAGCAGTGGAGGAGACAGGTGCTGAGCGAACTCCGCGAGAGGGACGCACAGATACTCCGAGAGAGGATGGAGCTGGTGCACCACGcacagcag AGAATTAAGGAGCTGGAGGAGTGGATAGAAGCACAGAAACGACAGATAAAGGAATTAGAAGAAAAG GTCTCCAGACAGCTTTGTCTGTTGGATGTGTCTGATGGAAGGACCACAGCTGAGAGCTTCACCCTGATGTGGAGTATGATGTTGTATGTTGTTGGACTAAGACCCAAACAGACACTGAGGACATGA
- the jakmip3 gene encoding janus kinase and microtubule-interacting protein 3 isoform X11, with protein MSKKGPGSRSKGERPDALAALQAANEELRAKLTDIQIELQQEKSKVSKLEREKTQEVRHEQNKSTVVVTELRAKLHEEKLRELHGVRETLLRQHEQELVRVIKIKDGEIQRLQGLVAALRDGPADKLRSALAGEVREEVRRSFEGERGRLQQEILELKGAKRQMEEALTTAVQADKTKAAEIRSVYHLHQEEINRIKRECEKEIRRLGQQLDEKDARRFQLKIAELSAIIRKLEDRNALLSEERNELLKRLREAESQFMPLLDKNKRLSRKNEELAHAFRRMENKLRFVTQENIEMREKAGTIRRPSSLNDLDQSQEEREIEFLRLQVLEQQNIIDDLSKALETAGYVKTVIERDMLLRYRRQDSARRKKSIKPCKQPVIETFFGYDEEASLDSDGSSISYHTDRTPCTPDDDLEEGMIREETELRFRQLTMEYQALQRAYALLQEQVGGTFDAEKEVKTREQMQTELIRYQTRVQDLECVLSQQGQDMKWIEEKQALYQRNQVLVEKIKQTESEEHRLKNEIQDIKDQNELLEFRILELEERERRSPAINFHNIYFSEGVSPLQVYCEAEGVSDIVISELMKKLDILGDNATLSNEEQVVVIHARTVLTLAEKWLEQIEVTKSALTQKMLDIESEKDLFSKQKGYLDDELDYRKQSVDQAHKRILELEAMLFDALQQEAGAKVSELLSEEERDALQRAVEQWRRQVLSELRERDAQILRERMELVHHAQQRIKELEEWIEAQKRQIKELEEKVSRQLCLLDVSDGRTTAESFTLMWSMMLYVVGLRPKQTLRT; from the exons ATGTCCAAGAAGGGGCCAGGGAGCCGGTCCAAGGGAGAGCGGCCCGACGCCCTGGCAGCTCTGCAGGCCGCCAACGAAGAGTTAAGGGCCAAACTGACCGACATCCAAATCGAGCTGCAGCAGGAGAAGAGCAAG GTGAGCAAGCTGGAGCGCGAGAAGACGCAGGAGGTGCGTCACGAGCAGAACAAGTCGACGGTGGTGGTGACGGAGCTGCGGGCCAAGCTGCACGAGGAGAAGCTGCGCGAGCTGCATGGCGTGCGTGAGACGCTGCTGCGCCAGCACGAGCAGGAGCTGGTGCGCGTCATCAAGATCAAGGACGGTGAGATCCAGCGGCTCCAGGGCCTGGTGGCGGCGCTGCGCGACGGCCCCGCCGACAAGCTGCGCTCGGCGCTGGCGGGCGAGGTGCGCGAGGAGGTGCGACGCAGCTTCGAGGGCGAGCGCGGACGCCTGCAGCAGGAGATCCTGGAGCTGAAGGGCGCCAAGCGGCAGATGGAGGAGGCGCTGACCACCGCCGTGCAGGCCGACAAGACCAAGGCGGCCGAGATCCGCAGCGTCTACCACCTCCACCAGGAGGAGATCAACCGCATCAAGAGGGAGTGCGAGAAGGAGATCCGCCGCCTG GGACAGCAGTTGGACGAGAAGGACGCCCGTCGCTTCCAGCTGAAGATCGCCGAGCTGAGTGCCATCATACGCAAGCTGGAGGACCGTAATGCCCTGCTGTCCGAGGAGCGCAACGAGCTG ctgAAGCGCCTGCGGGAAGCTGAGAGCCAGTTTATGCCTCTATTGGATAAGAACAAGCGACTGAGCCGTAAGAATGAGGAGCTGGCCCACGCCTTCAGACGGATGGAGAATAAGCTGCGCTTTGTCACACAGGAGAACATTGAGATG agggagaAGGCAGGGACCATCCGCAGGCCCAGCTCCCTCAATGACCTGGACCAGAgtcaggaggagagggagatcgAGTTCCTCCGGCTGCAGGTGCTGGAGCAGCAGAACATCATAGATGACCTGTCCAAG GCCCTGGAAACAGCAGGATACGTGAAAACTGTCATA GAGAGAGACATGCTGCTGAGGTACAGAAGACAAGATTCAGCTCGACGGAAGAAGTCCATCAAGCCCTGCAAG CAGCCAGTGATAGAGACGTTCTTCGGATATGATGAAGAGGCGTCTCTGGACTCGGACGGCTCATCCATCTCCTACCACACTGACCGCACGCCCTGCACACCAGACGATGACCTGGAGGAG gGCATGataagagaggagacagagctgAGGTTTCGTCAGTTGACTATGGAGTACCAGGCGCTGCAGCGGGCCTATGCCCTTCTCCAGGAGCAGGTCGGGGGCACCTTTGATGCTGAGAAGGAAGTCAag ACACGAGAACAAATGCAAACTGAACTCATCCGCTATCAAACCAGAGTCCAAGACCTTGAGTGTGTTTTAAGTCAGCAAGGCCAG GATATGAAATGGATTGAGGAGAAGCAGGCGCTGTATCAAAGAAATCAAGTCCTTGTCGAAAAG ATAAAGCAAACGGAATCAGAGGAGCATCGTTTGAAAAATGAGATTCAGGACATTAAAGACCAAAATGAACTTTTAGAGTTCCGTATTCTTGAACTTGAG gagagagagaggaggtctcCTGCCATAAACTTCCATAACATCTACTTCAGTGAGGGAGTGAGTCCACTGCAGGTCTACTGTGAGGCAGAGGGAGTCTCG GACATAGTCATTTCAGAGCTGATGAAAAAGCTGGATATTCTGGGGGATAACGCC ACCCTTTCCAATGAAGAGCAAGTGGTAGTCATTCATGCCAGGACTGTGCTCACTCTGGCAGAGAAG TGGCTAGAGCAAATTGAGGTGACCAAATCAGCTTTAACACAGAAAATGCTGGACATTGAGAGTGAGAAG GACCTCTTCAGCAAACAGAAAGGATATTTGGATGACGAGCTGGACTACAGAAAGCAGTCAGTGGACCAGGCCCATAAG CGGATCCTGGAGCTGGAGGCCATGCTGTTCGACGCGCTGCAGCAGGAGGCCGGGGCCAAGGTGTCGGAGCTGCTGTCGGAGGAGGAGCGCGACGCGCTGCAGCGGGCAGTGGAGCAGTGGAGGAGACAGGTGCTGAGCGAACTCCGCGAGAGGGACGCACAGATACTCCGAGAGAGGATGGAGCTGGTGCACCACGcacagcag AGAATTAAGGAGCTGGAGGAGTGGATAGAAGCACAGAAACGACAGATAAAGGAATTAGAAGAAAAG GTCTCCAGACAGCTTTGTCTGTTGGATGTGTCTGATGGAAGGACCACAGCTGAGAGCTTCACCCTGATGTGGAGTATGATGTTGTATGTTGTTGGACTAAGACCCAAACAGACACTGAGGACATGA
- the jakmip3 gene encoding janus kinase and microtubule-interacting protein 3 isoform X16, whose translation MSKKGPGSRSKGERPDALAALQAANEELRAKLTDIQIELQQEKSKVSKLEREKTQEVRHEQNKSTVVVTELRAKLHEEKLRELHGVRETLLRQHEQELVRVIKIKDGEIQRLQGLVAALRDGPADKLRSALAGEVREEVRRSFEGERGRLQQEILELKGAKRQMEEALTTAVQADKTKAAEIRSVYHLHQEEINRIKRECEKEIRRLMEEIKVKDRAVAGLERELGVQTGVAQRLALLREAERPAAGPRPEPPYSSSAGDSLEPSASPQLDEKDARRFQLKIAELSAIIRKLEDRNALLSEERNELLKRLREAESQFMPLLDKNKRLSRKNEELAHAFRRMENKLRFVTQENIEMREKAGTIRRPSSLNDLDQSQEEREIEFLRLQVLEQQNIIDDLSKALETAGYVKTVIERDMLLRYRRQDSARRKKSIKPCKQPVIETFFGYDEEASLDSDGSSISYHTDRTPCTPDDDLEEGMIREETELRFRQLTMEYQALQRAYALLQEQVGGTFDAEKEVKTREQMQTELIRYQTRVQDLECVLSQQGQDMKWIEEKQALYQRNQVLVEKIKQTESEEHRLKNEIQDIKDQNELLEFRILELEERERRSPAINFHNIYFSEGVSPLQVYCEAEGVSDIVISELMKKLDILGDNATLSNEEQVVVIHARTVLTLAEKWLEQIEVTKSALTQKMLDIESEKDLFSKQKGYLDDELDYRKQSVDQAHKRILELEAMLFDALQQEAGAKVSELLSEEERDALQRAVEQWRRQVLSELRERDAQILRERMELVHHAQQRIKELEEWIEAQKRQIKELEEKFLFLFLFFSLAFILWS comes from the exons ATGTCCAAGAAGGGGCCAGGGAGCCGGTCCAAGGGAGAGCGGCCCGACGCCCTGGCAGCTCTGCAGGCCGCCAACGAAGAGTTAAGGGCCAAACTGACCGACATCCAAATCGAGCTGCAGCAGGAGAAGAGCAAG GTGAGCAAGCTGGAGCGCGAGAAGACGCAGGAGGTGCGTCACGAGCAGAACAAGTCGACGGTGGTGGTGACGGAGCTGCGGGCCAAGCTGCACGAGGAGAAGCTGCGCGAGCTGCATGGCGTGCGTGAGACGCTGCTGCGCCAGCACGAGCAGGAGCTGGTGCGCGTCATCAAGATCAAGGACGGTGAGATCCAGCGGCTCCAGGGCCTGGTGGCGGCGCTGCGCGACGGCCCCGCCGACAAGCTGCGCTCGGCGCTGGCGGGCGAGGTGCGCGAGGAGGTGCGACGCAGCTTCGAGGGCGAGCGCGGACGCCTGCAGCAGGAGATCCTGGAGCTGAAGGGCGCCAAGCGGCAGATGGAGGAGGCGCTGACCACCGCCGTGCAGGCCGACAAGACCAAGGCGGCCGAGATCCGCAGCGTCTACCACCTCCACCAGGAGGAGATCAACCGCATCAAGAGGGAGTGCGAGAAGGAGATCCGCCGCCTG ATGGAGGAGATAAAGGTAAAGGACAGAGCAGTGGCGGGGCTGGAGCGGGAGCTGGGCGTGCAGACGGGCGTGGCCCAGCGTCTGGCCCTGCTCAGAGAGGCCGAGCGTCCGGCCGCCGGGCCCCGGCCCGAGCCCCCTTACTCGAGTAGTGCAGGAGACTCCCTCGAGCCCTCGGCCAGCCCC CAGTTGGACGAGAAGGACGCCCGTCGCTTCCAGCTGAAGATCGCCGAGCTGAGTGCCATCATACGCAAGCTGGAGGACCGTAATGCCCTGCTGTCCGAGGAGCGCAACGAGCTG ctgAAGCGCCTGCGGGAAGCTGAGAGCCAGTTTATGCCTCTATTGGATAAGAACAAGCGACTGAGCCGTAAGAATGAGGAGCTGGCCCACGCCTTCAGACGGATGGAGAATAAGCTGCGCTTTGTCACACAGGAGAACATTGAGATG agggagaAGGCAGGGACCATCCGCAGGCCCAGCTCCCTCAATGACCTGGACCAGAgtcaggaggagagggagatcgAGTTCCTCCGGCTGCAGGTGCTGGAGCAGCAGAACATCATAGATGACCTGTCCAAG GCCCTGGAAACAGCAGGATACGTGAAAACTGTCATA GAGAGAGACATGCTGCTGAGGTACAGAAGACAAGATTCAGCTCGACGGAAGAAGTCCATCAAGCCCTGCAAG CAGCCAGTGATAGAGACGTTCTTCGGATATGATGAAGAGGCGTCTCTGGACTCGGACGGCTCATCCATCTCCTACCACACTGACCGCACGCCCTGCACACCAGACGATGACCTGGAGGAG gGCATGataagagaggagacagagctgAGGTTTCGTCAGTTGACTATGGAGTACCAGGCGCTGCAGCGGGCCTATGCCCTTCTCCAGGAGCAGGTCGGGGGCACCTTTGATGCTGAGAAGGAAGTCAag ACACGAGAACAAATGCAAACTGAACTCATCCGCTATCAAACCAGAGTCCAAGACCTTGAGTGTGTTTTAAGTCAGCAAGGCCAG GATATGAAATGGATTGAGGAGAAGCAGGCGCTGTATCAAAGAAATCAAGTCCTTGTCGAAAAG ATAAAGCAAACGGAATCAGAGGAGCATCGTTTGAAAAATGAGATTCAGGACATTAAAGACCAAAATGAACTTTTAGAGTTCCGTATTCTTGAACTTGAG gagagagagaggaggtctcCTGCCATAAACTTCCATAACATCTACTTCAGTGAGGGAGTGAGTCCACTGCAGGTCTACTGTGAGGCAGAGGGAGTCTCG GACATAGTCATTTCAGAGCTGATGAAAAAGCTGGATATTCTGGGGGATAACGCC ACCCTTTCCAATGAAGAGCAAGTGGTAGTCATTCATGCCAGGACTGTGCTCACTCTGGCAGAGAAG TGGCTAGAGCAAATTGAGGTGACCAAATCAGCTTTAACACAGAAAATGCTGGACATTGAGAGTGAGAAG GACCTCTTCAGCAAACAGAAAGGATATTTGGATGACGAGCTGGACTACAGAAAGCAGTCAGTGGACCAGGCCCATAAG CGGATCCTGGAGCTGGAGGCCATGCTGTTCGACGCGCTGCAGCAGGAGGCCGGGGCCAAGGTGTCGGAGCTGCTGTCGGAGGAGGAGCGCGACGCGCTGCAGCGGGCAGTGGAGCAGTGGAGGAGACAGGTGCTGAGCGAACTCCGCGAGAGGGACGCACAGATACTCCGAGAGAGGATGGAGCTGGTGCACCACGcacagcag AGAATTAAGGAGCTGGAGGAGTGGATAGAAGCACAGAAACGACAGATAAAGGAATTAGAAGAAAAG tttttatttttatttttgttcttCTCTTTAGCCTTCATTCTTTGGTCGTAG